CGCGCGGCGCGCCATGATGCCGCCCAGCGGGATGGGATGGCCGGTCGTCTGCTCCCACCACTCTCCCAGGTCCACCACCTTCACGAGGCCGTGCTGCGGATAAGTGAACCGCGATTCATGGATGATGAGTCCCGCGTCCACGTCGCCGCGCGCGACCGCAGGCATGATGTCGCTGTAGACGAGCTCCGTTCCGGGCTGCGCATCCGCAGCGAACAGGCGCAGCAGCAGGTTGGCGGTGGTGTTGCGCCCGGGAATGGCGATCCGCGCCGTGCGAAGCTCGTCGTGCGACAGCTCGCGCCGCGCCACGATCAGCGGTCCGCAGCCACGTCCCAGCGCCCCGCCGCTGCGCAGGAGGACGTAGTCGCGCAGCAGCGACGGCGCCGCGCCGTACGAGATCTTGGTGACGTCCAGCTGCGCGTCCGCGGCGAGGCGATTGAGAGTTTCCACATCCTCCAGCCGCTCCGAAAAGCACAGCCCGTCCGCCTGGACAATGCCGTGCACCAGCGCGTGGAAGATGAACGTATCGTTCGGGCACGGCGAATAGCCGAGCGTAAGCGTGCGATTGTCAGCCATCGGCTTGGATGCGGTGCGTGATCGAGATAGGCAGAATTTCGCGACGCGGGAAGGCGCATGCAACCGTAGCATCTGGCTCGAATCAGCCGATCCGGTAATCGGGTTGACGCTACTATGAGGAAAGCGGAAGCATCGTCGCGCCCGACACCCCGAACCCCCACCCAAGCAAGCCAGTCCGCGCAGGCGGACTTCGTGTAGTCGTTGCAGCGAATTCATTCGCCCTTGCCGTGCCGGAACTCGCAACTTCTTTCCGTGTCTAACCTTCCGCCCTCAGTCGCGCACTGGCGCCGCCACGGCCCTTCGCTATATCGTATCGAAACGAGACAGTGGGGCACGTGACGCGACGAATCGCCTCAGCCGCTCCATCCGCCTTTCGGCCCACCCGCCGTTTGTGAGCACCCTGGACGTCGTCGCACGCAGCGAATCGTTCTCCGCCCTCTGGCCGGAGCTGGCCGCGCTCGCCGGTGCGCAGGCGCGCGTGGCCGCGTCCGCCGGCGAGCTGGGGCCTGCGGCGGACGCGATTGCGCTGGTACTGTCGGTGGCGGGCGTGGAGGACGAGGCCGAAGCGGTGCTGCGCGAGCTGACGGCGGCGGGAGCGCCGGCCCCACTCGTCGTCGGCGCGCGGGAGGACCACCGCCTGGCGGCCGCCCTGGTGCGCGCGGGGGCCGCGGACTACTTCGCGCTCCCCGCAGACGTGCAGGCGCTGCGCGACGAGATGGGCGAGCGGGCCCGCCGCCGCGGCGCGGCCGAGGCGGGGGGCAGGCTGGCCGAATCGCAGCGGAAGGCGTTCGACTTCGGCCGCATCATCGGCAGGAGCCCGCAGCTGAGGGCCGCGCTGGACCGGGCGGCGCGCATCATTCCGCACGGCACCGCCACCGTCCTGGTCACCGGCGAGACCGGGACGGGCAAGGAGCTGATGGCGCAGGCCATCCACTACAATGGCCCCCGCGCGCCCGGCGCGTTCGTGGAGCTGAACTGCAACGCCATTCCGCCCACGCTCATCGAAAGCGAGCTGTTCGGCCACGAAAAGGGCGCGTTCACCGATGCGCGCACCGCCAAGCCGGGGCTGTTCGAGGCGGCGGACCGGGGCACCCTGTTCCTGGACGAGATCGGCGACCTGCCGCTGACCCTGCAGGGCAAGCTGCTGAAGGTGCTGGAAGACAAGCAGGTGCGCCGCGTGGGCGCGCTCAAGGCGCGGACGGTGGACGTGCGGATCATCGCCGCCACCCACGTGGACCTGGCCGGCGCGGTGAAGCGGGGAAGCTTTCGCGAAGACCTGTTCTACCGCCTGAGCATCATTCCCATCCACCTGCCGCCCCTGCGCGACCGCGGCGAAGACGTGCTGCTGCTGGCCGAGCACTTCCTGCGCACCCTGGCCGCGCAGTACGGCATGCCGGCGCCCTCCATCACCCCCGACCTTCGCCGCGCCCTGCTTTCGCACCCCTGGCCGGGGAACGTGCGTGAGCTGCGCAACGGGCTGGAGCGGGCGGTGCTGCTGAGCGACGGCCCCATCCGTCCGGACGACCTGTTCCACGGCGGCGTGGGCGGGGCTGTCGCAGGCGGCGGGAACGGTGGCCCGCTTCCCTTTCCCGCGACGCTGGATGAGATCGAGAAGGCGGCGGCGTTCGCCATGCTGGAGCGGGTGGACGGCAACAAGAGCGCGGCGGCCGACGCGCTGGGCATCAGCCGGTCGCGGCTGTACCGGCTGCTGGAGGGAACGGACGATGTATCGGAATGAGACAGGGCGTCGCGTCTCCGAACGGTGCCGATCGGTCGAAATCCAGCGACGGCGCGGGTTTTCAGGCGGCCCGGGCATTGCCCCATCGCCGCTGGAGCGCGACTGCACACCCCTTTGAAGTAACCGACATGCCGATCAAGCGATTTCTCCTCCTGCTGGCCCTGGTGCCCGCCCTGGCCGCCTGCGAGGACCCGTCGGGCGGAGGCGGCACGGTGGACGAGGACGATCTCGTCTTCATCCAGGCCGCGCCGAACGCGCCGCCGCCCCAGAGTACGGACACCACGTTCTGGGCGGTCAAGGGCCGCGACACGGAGCTCCGCCTCCGCTACCAGACCGGGCAGGAGTTCCTGCGCTTCCGCGTGCGTGACGGCGCGCTGCTGCGCCGACCGGACGGTTCCGCCATCGGCCAGGGCGACTCGGTGCAGATCCGCATCCGGGTGGTGAACTCGGGCGCCTTCAACTTCGAGTTCTCGCCCGCGGGGCTCAAGTTCGATCCCAAGGAGCCCGCCGAGCTGC
The sequence above is a segment of the Longimicrobium sp. genome. Coding sequences within it:
- a CDS encoding sigma-54 interaction domain-containing protein; amino-acid sequence: MSTLDVVARSESFSALWPELAALAGAQARVAASAGELGPAADAIALVLSVAGVEDEAEAVLRELTAAGAPAPLVVGAREDHRLAAALVRAGAADYFALPADVQALRDEMGERARRRGAAEAGGRLAESQRKAFDFGRIIGRSPQLRAALDRAARIIPHGTATVLVTGETGTGKELMAQAIHYNGPRAPGAFVELNCNAIPPTLIESELFGHEKGAFTDARTAKPGLFEAADRGTLFLDEIGDLPLTLQGKLLKVLEDKQVRRVGALKARTVDVRIIAATHVDLAGAVKRGSFREDLFYRLSIIPIHLPPLRDRGEDVLLLAEHFLRTLAAQYGMPAPSITPDLRRALLSHPWPGNVRELRNGLERAVLLSDGPIRPDDLFHGGVGGAVAGGGNGGPLPFPATLDEIEKAAAFAMLERVDGNKSAAADALGISRSRLYRLLEGTDDVSE
- a CDS encoding 1,4-dihydroxy-6-naphthoate synthase, with amino-acid sequence MADNRTLTLGYSPCPNDTFIFHALVHGIVQADGLCFSERLEDVETLNRLAADAQLDVTKISYGAAPSLLRDYVLLRSGGALGRGCGPLIVARRELSHDELRTARIAIPGRNTTANLLLRLFAADAQPGTELVYSDIMPAVARGDVDAGLIIHESRFTYPQHGLVKVVDLGEWWEQTTGHPIPLGGIMARRA